The DNA sequence TTGCAAGAGAGTCTAGCGCAGCAGCGATTGTTTACCACTGACTTTGAGTATTACCCTAACGGCAATGAAATTGAAGTGCATATCGCAATTAAGTAGTTCAATTAATTATTGCTAAGTGAAGGTTAATATTTTTTAGCTAAATTCAAAATTTTCACCAGGGCAAACAGTTAAAGGTACGGGAATGTTAGATAAAACAAGTTATGTTATTGATAGAGTTTTGCATTGGAGTGCATCAAGCTTAATTTTGGGTATGCTACTTATTATGGGGACGCAAATACATAATATTGATTATCGAATCAAAGGGACTATTGAGCATAAACAAGATGCAATAGAAGTACACTTTATTATGGCGGTACTGGTGTTTGTGTTGTTATTGGCTAGAGCTATTTAGTCAAAAAAATTCTTAGCAAAAGCTTATAAACCGATTTTTAAGAGTGTTTATCATCAAAGGTTTGTTTATTTTATTCATGCCTTAATGTACTTAGTGCTACTGAGCTTGATGATTTCAGGCGTGTTGATGATTAACAATTACGAGCACTCATTGCATATATTAAATATTTTGTTTTTTTCACAACATACTACTGAGCAAGCTATGTTTAACTTTGCCAATAATATTCACCTGTATTTAGAAGATGCGATTTACGCCCTGATTGCAATACATTTTTTCGGCGTTGTTTATAGCAAAAAGTAATAGTGCTCTGTCATTGAAACAATTAATTATGCGTTAATTTACCTTTTTTAGTATTATACTGGCGTTCGATTTAATCAGGCTTGATATGGGAGAAGTTATGAGAGCACTATTTATTTTGGTTATTTTCCTTTCCTTTTCAGCTCATAGCAGTTCTGTATATAAGTGTACCGTTAATGGTGTAACCACGTTTAGTCAAACGCCTTGTGACGATCAGTTTGAAACCATTGATGTGGATAGCTCTTCAGGTAAGTCGCAAAGTAAAGCTGATGAAGAGGCTGTGCAAAAGGAGTGCCTTGCTTATCATAAACCAAAATTTGAACTGCCTCATACCCTAGAGCTAATTTCAGCTAATAAAGTGTGGGTTAATGATAGCAGTGGTGCACGACAAGTATTAATTCTTGAGTTAAATGCTCTGGATAAATATGGCGCCTATATTGGCGTAAAGCCCTATAAGTGCTTTTTAAATCATGATGGCAGCACCTTAAGCAAAGTTCAGTACCTTATTCAGTAGGGCTTAAAGCCAATGACTATTAGACTTGCTAGTTATGATGATTTACCCAAGTTGCTTAAGCTTTATAAAGAGCTTAGACCTCATGATCCTGAGTTGTTAGATGCCGAAGCCGAAGCGCATTGGCAAATGATGATGTCAGATGAACGCACCCATGTTGTTGTCGCAGAGGTAGATGGAGAGCTAGCGTCTAGCTGTGCTTTAACTATTAATTTGAGTATTGCTAATGGCGCTAGACCCTTTGGTATTATTGAACATGTTATTACCGCGAGTAATTTTCGCCGCCGCGGCTTTAGTAAACAAGTGTTAGAGTTTGCGATAGAACTGGCTTGGCAAAAAAACTGTGGTAAATTAATGCTACTTTCTGGCGAGCAATTAAGTGCAGCCCACGCCTTGTATCAATCCGTTGGCTTTCAAAGTGGTATTGAAAAAGGCTTTGTTATTAAGCCCTCTGGCTAACGGGTTTTGTCATGATGTTTTACATTTTCTTCTTTGCCATACCTTAATATCCTCTTTAAGGTATCCCCTAGTAACTATCATTTCTTATAAACATAATAATGAAGGTATCAAAAGATACTGCGTTAACTTTATTGATGTTTGTTAGTTGATGAATTTGCTATATATGTTTGGTGTAAAGGTATAATACCAATTTGATTAAATATTTAGTCACTTAGAGTTACAAGAATAGCATTAGAACAAGCAAGATTTATGAAGATATAGTCGTTCTACATCAAATAAATATTGTGCAGTTATCATGTTATTCTTGAACTCCCAAAGGGCGAGTTTAAAAGGCTTATACCCAGCGTTGCTAATTTTAACAAGGGAATAACCATTCTTTGCAATTAGCGCCTTGCTTATAAGCCTTTTAATTCTCGCTAAATGATCAAATACTTAATTAACTTGGTATAAGTGGGGTTTAGATTATGTTTGAAATGTTGGTCGCTTTAGATGTTGCAGATGACAATAATTATGCAAAGTATCGTCAAGCAATGAAGCCAATTCTTAATCAGTTTGGTGGCGCGTTTGGTTATGATTTTACTATTGAGCAAGTGTTACTTTCTCAGGTTGATGAAGCAATCAATCGCGTTTTTACTATTAACTTTCCTGATAGACAGGCGATGGAGGCTTTTTTTGCTGATGAGGAGTATTTAGCGGTTAAATCTGAATTTTTTAGCAACTCGGTTAACAGTACCACGATTATTGCCAGTTATGAAAAGTAACCTCACATAAAGCTTTATGTATAAAAATAGTGCTAATAGCACCTTTTTATTTAAATATGGTGTTTAGGGGGTAAGTTAAGTGGGTAAATTTTTTTGCAAAGCAGCACTCATAACGCTTACTTTCTCGTTACCAGTAAGTGCAAATGATTGTTTGATTAATAAGTATCAAGCTTACACTCAAGCACAGAAAAAATGGCAGCAGCAATTAACGCAACTTATTGTTAAGCAGAGTCCAGGCAATCAAGATGAAGCACTCATACTAAGAGATGAGCAGTTAGTGGCAATTAATAGAAATGCTTTAGCAGTGCAGTTGCTACTGATAAAACAAGCGGATAGGGTCAAGGTAGATAAACCTGTTAATCGCTGGCTTGATTTAACTCATTCAGAGCGAGCTAGTTTAGCTAAGGCAAATCAAGATTATCAAAAACTAACGCTTAGGCAAGCCGAGTTAAATAAAGCTAAAGCTGGCTTTGATTTTACAAAATTAAGGGCTGCTCTGAAAGATAAGGTGATGCCAAGCACATCGTATCGTACTTTATATGGTAATTTTCGAGCAGAAGTTGATAAGATTAATCAAATTCAATGTTTTAACTCTCTAGTTAAAGAAGAAGGTACAGCCCAGTGAGCATACATTCTCCGTATAAACTAGCGACACTTTTTGCTGTATTTGGCATGCTTATTGGCATAGCAGCATTTATGTTTAACTATTATTTGATACCAGTAACATTACCTGGTTATGAAATATTATTAGCACCAGCAATGCTTGCTTTAAGTTTTTTTAGTGAAGAAACATATTTTACCCCTAAGATGATCATTTTATTATCGGGGCAATTTGTTGGCTACTTTATTGTGGCATTTACATTTTTAGCAATAAAAAAGTGACTTTCACAATAATGTCATAATGTCGCTTTAAATTAATTCGGTTATAGATTTTAAATGATAAATGGAGATACGAATGAAATTAATCTATTCAATATTACTTACCTGTTTAGTGAGCTTTGCTAGTGTAGCTGAAGAAGTGAATCAAGAGCTTAAGCAGTTAGCTCAAGATTATTTTCAGGTGATGGTTGCATCGCAGGCGCCTAGTGCAACTAACAAGGAACTAGAAGCATATTTAGCGTTATTAACCGATGATGTTGGTCATCAGCACTTACCTTATGAGGTTGATGATAGACGTTTACCTGATGGTAAAGAAAGTATGCGTAAAGGTATGATGTATTATTTAGGTGCACACACTGAATACCAGGCTAAATTGTTAAATACTTTTATATTTAATGATTCGGCCATTGCGATACGTTATCAGCACAGCGCCAAAGGTATTCATCCTGATAATAATCAAGCTATCGCTTATACCAGTGTAATCATGGAAGTACTTGAAGTTGAAGAGGGTAAGGTTGCTCGCATTCGCAAATATCACGAATAATGCTACTGTTAATACATCTAATTAAGCTGCTTGGAGCTACAAATGGCATGGTTTGAAAAGTTTATACAAACAACTTGGCAAGGGCATGGTGAATTATGGTTAGATGAAGCGGGAAATGATGCCATTCATTATCCCTGTTCGTTGAGCTTTGACGGTAATCACTTGCATTATTGTTGGCAATATAAAGGTGAAGAGAAAAAAGGCAGCTTTATACTAGAAGCTGAGCATTTGTTGTGGTCTGACAGCTGGCACCAAGCAACACAGGTAAAGTGTCAGCTGGATCAAGACGCCTGGGGGCTTTTCTCCGCTTTCTATGCCTATAGTGTGCCTGATAATCCTGACTGGGGCTGGCGGTTGTTTTTGTCGCAGCGTCCTTCTGGAGAGTTAGTTTTACAAATGAGCAATGTTACTCCGTGGGGAGAAGAAGGCCGTGCGGTACGTATGGTTTTTCAATTAGTTGAGTAACTACTTATTCTGAAAGCTTCATTTGAGGCTTTTTTGTCTTTAAAATTTGTTAATTAGTTATTTTAGGGGGGAACTGGTCATTCAAATTAGCGTGGTTAAAAACTGGTCAGAAAGTAAAAAACTGTGCTAATGTTCTTTTATGGATTGTTATTTTTCAGTGTGCAATATTTAATTTATAAGCAACTTACAAGGAGTTAGACATGGACGTAGGACAAGTAATTGTGTGGGCATTATGTATTGGCATTGCGGTAAACCTATTCTTCTCGCTTACTGGCTTGGGAACAATTCTTTCAAGAATGATTAGAAATGTTCCTGATGCTGATGACTTTTTGATCTTAAAAATACGTGAACTTGAAAACCGTATTGGTAAACTTGAATCAAATAAATCAAAACCATAGTAACTTTATCTGATCTGTTCGGCTAGGCGACTTTTATCGGGATATTTATATTGCGTTAAATCATTATCCTATATGATTTTGATTTACACTAAATAGAAATGCCTCTAAATTAAGGGGCATTTGCTTACCTCTAAAAAATAAAAGGTGATAAGTTGAAGTTACTTAGTGAAACTCAGTTGCGGGCTACTGCGATAATATGTCCAATTTTGATGTTGGCTGGCATCTATAATTTAGGTTATTTATTTGGTTATATATTGTATTTAGATTTTAGTCACTTAACCATGGAACAAGCGTTTAGAATAACTACTGTTGTTTTGGCTATTATTGCTACAGTAGTTTTTGTTAAGCGATTTAAAGCGTTGAAACAACACTTTTTTAATATTGACAGTTAGTTTATATATACTTAGTTTAGACACAGATAGTTTTTGAGCCGTTACGCCATATAATCGTTGATTATATGGCGTTTTTGCGTTTAATTTGAATGATGTTGATACCGTAAAGGCTAGCACGGCCTTATTTTTTAGCGGGTTATTTATATTGGTAATAGTTATGTTGAAAAAAATTGTTCATAGTCCCTATTTAAACTTATTTAGTGGAGTTATTTTACTGCTAACCTCAGGGTGGGAAACGTGGAATAGCCTTGATGAGTTTTCTCTTGCTGCCCATCATGGTGTATTAGTGTTTAGCCTAGTGCAAATACTGCGAACAATTCCTGAAATTATTCATGGTTTGAAAGAAATTCATGAGTCGATTGAACCATGCTAGCTTAATTCAATTGCTATAAGTTATATTGAGGTTGTTTATGATGGAAATTGTTGGCATTGACCATATTGTTTTAAGAACCAATAAGCTCAGTGAAATGATTCATTTTTACTGCCACATTCTAGGTTGTACGCTAGAGCGGAAAACTGAAAATGCCATTGGGTTAACTCAGTTAAGAGCGGGTAGTGCATTGATTGATTTAGTTGAAGTAGATAGTGAGCTTGGTCGACAAGGTGGTGGCGCTCCGAGCATAACTGAAAATAATATGGATCATTTTTGCTTACAACTTAAAGCCACCTCTGTTGATGAGCTTAGTAGACATTTATTGTTTCATAATATTGACGTAGGTAAGTTTGAGCAGCGTTATGGCGCACAGGGCTATGGTAAATCACTCTATATTAAAGACCCTCAAGGTAATACCGTAGAGCTTAAGCCCCAATGCTAGCGATATTGTCTTAAAAAAGTTCAGCATAGCTATTTCAACAAATATGCTGCATGGATGCAGCTTATTAGAGAATTCAGAAAAATCTTTTTCTGAACAAGCATTCTTTTCATTCAGTGCCTTGCCTGTAAGCTTTTTAATTCTCGTTGAGAGAGCAAATCATTTTTTCACTTGGTATAAGTTGCGCAGCGTACTATATTTTTTCTGCATAGCCTTGATTATTATTGTCTTAGCCAAACTGGTCGAGCAGTGATAAAACAGTAAGCAAATTTACACGTTACCTTAATCTTATTAGATTAATCGTCAATCTGACAGCGTTGTCATTATTGCTGTTCGATGATATGTTAAAGATATGTAATGGCTGATGATTTCCGTTTAGAGTACGAAAAGTAAAGGCTTGAGCGATATTTCTGTATAAAAGGTTAGAGTAAAAACGTAAATTAAGACTAAAGCCGTATATGAAAAATAAATTAAACAATCTAGCATGATTGTTATAACTAAACGTTAGCTAGGGCAACGCGCCTTACAACTAGCGAATAAAATTACATCAAGTTAATGTCTTGAAGGAAAAGAGAATGAACGAATTAAAATCTTGTTATCCGGTTTCAGATAAAGCCAAAGCACATACACATTTAGATGCGGCTACTTATGATGCTATGTATAAGCAGTCAATTGAACAGCCTGATGTTTTTTGGGCTGAGCAAGCAGAGAAGTTTATTGATTGGTATCAGCCTTGGGACAGTGTTAGTCAGGTTGATTTAAAGAACTCAGAAATTAATTGGTTTTCTGGGGCAAAACTTAATGTTAGCTATAACTGTATTGATCGTCATTTAGAAACAAAAGCTAACGATACTGCCATTATTTTTGAAGGCGATGATCCTAGTGATGACTTAAAAGTAACTTACCAAGAGCTGCATGATCATGTTTGTCGCTTTGCCAATTTACTAAAAGAACGTGGTGTTAAAAAGGGCGATCGTGTTTGTATTTATATGCCGATGATCCCTGAAGTTGGTTATGCCATGTTAGCGTGTGCACGTATTGGCGCGATCCACTCTGTAGTATTTGGTGGCTTCTCTACAGAGTCTATTAAAGCGCGTGTACTTGATGCTGATTGTCAGGTAGTTATCACGGCTGATGAATCTGTACGTGGCGGTAAGCGTATCCCATTAAAAGCTAATGTTGATGCTGCTATTGCTGATTGTCCAAATGTTCACTCTGTTGTTGTGGTGACACGAACAGGTGCTGAAATAGCTTGGAACCCTGAAAAAGATATTAACTACAGTGAAGCTGTAGCTGAGCTGCCAGCGGTTTGTGAGCCTGAAATTATGGATGCTGAAGATCCATTATTTATTCTTTATACTTCAGGCTCAACGGGTACACCTAAAGGGGTTGTTCATACTTGTGGTGGCTATATTTTATATGCAGCGATGACACACAAGTATGTCTTTGACTATAAAGAAGGCGAAGTATACTGGTGTACAGCTGATGCCGGTTGGATCACAGGTCACTCTTATATTTTCTACGGCCCATTAGCTAATGGTGCAACTACTTTAGTATTTGAAGGTGTTCCTACTTACCCTGATGCGGGTCGTTTCTGGCAAGTTTGTGAAAAACACAGTGTTAATATTTTCTATACTGCACCAACAGCAATTCGTGCCTTAATGAGTGTTGGCGATGAGTTAGTGGAAAAAGCCGATTTATCATCACTTCGTTTACTGGGTACCGTAGGTGAGCCAATTAACCCTGAAGCATGGCATTGGTATTATGAAGTGGTCGGTAAGAGTAACTGCCCAATTGTTGATACTTGGTGGCAAACTGAAACGGGCGGTATTTTAATTACCTCATTACCGGGCTCTGTTGATATGAAGCCAGGCGCTGCAGGTAAACCTTTCTTTGGTGTGCAACCGGCATTATTTGATAAAGACGGTAATACCCTTGAAGGTGAAAACCAAGGTTTACTAGTAATGACAGCGAGTTGGCCGGGCCAATTACGTACGGTATTTGGTGATCATAACCGTTTCTACCAAACCTATTTAAGTCAATATCCGGGTAACTACTTTACGGGTGACGGTGCCCGTCGTGATGAAGATGGTTTCTATTGGATCACAGGTCGTGTAGATGACGTTCTAAACGTGTCAGGTCATAGATTAGGTACGGCAGAAATTGAAAGTGCGCTAGTACTTCACCCTGCTGTAGCAGAGGCCGCTGTTGTTGGTTATCCGCATGAAATTAAGGGTCAAGGCGTATATTGTTATGTTACCTTGATGGGGAATGCCAGCGAGTCCGATGAATTAAATACTGAACTTAAAGAGTTTGTTGCTAAAGAGTTAGGTCGCTTTGCTAAGCCTGATTATATTCAATGGGCTCCGGGTTTACCGAAAACACGCTCTGGTAAAATTATGCGTCGTATTTTACGTAAAATTGCAGAGAACGAAGTTGATAGCTTAGGTGATACCTCTACGCTTGCCGACCCAAGTGTAGTCGAGAACTTAATTGCGCAACGCATTGTTCACGGTGGTTAATACTTAATTGTACTGCATAAAAAAAGCGCCTAATGGCGTAATGCCAGTCAGTTAAGCTGATTGGCATTTTTTGTATTCCTTGGATACCTTTGGGGTTTTGCCTTAACCCACCTTGGGTATTGCCTCTCTTCACGCCGCTCTGGTAATTTAAAATAAGTCATTTGTGTCAGTAAAGCTTCATAGTGTTTGGGAATATTGCCAGGGCTAGACAGAGGCAATGTGGCAAAGAACTGAGTAATTGCCATTGAGCAACTCGTGAAGCTAAGCTGATTAGGCCAAGTGCTATTAAGCTTTCTTGCTGCCGCTGTCATCCCTTGCCTTATCAAGTTGTAGCACAGAAGGAGTCCCCATAACTCCTGTTCAATCATATCTGGTCGCTTGCTTCTTAAAGTATAAGCGCTGTTAAGTAGCGATTGTTTCATCTCTCGATAGCCTAATTCTATTTCCCAGCGATACCGGTATAACTCAACCATTTCTTCGCTTGGAAAGCGTATTGGGTCGACCATTGAGGTCAGAATACGGTACTCTTTACCTTTAATTTTTTTACTCACTAATCTGGCTTCAATATGTTCTGGTAGGTCATTAAATTTTTTACGAGCTTGAGGCGTTGTTGTTAACCGAATACGTTTATCATTCTTGCCCAAACTCTGGATGACATCGTAATTTAAGTCTTTACGAGCTGGTATCATCCAGTGTCTTTGTTCTCCTGCTTGATGCCATCGATTGAGCAAACCAAGCGAGTAATAGCCTTTATCGAAGATAGTTAATGTATTATCTGGTGTCGTTTCTATTAGCCCTTCTGCTAATTTCATTTCATTAGTTCGGTAACCTGAAAATACGCTGTTGATTAGCTGGTGGCTCGTAATTTCCATGTGACAAACCATACGGATTTGAGGATAAATATTTTCTCTATGCTGGTTACTTTGCGTTTCAAATACTTTGTGGTTTTCAGCAGTATCGGCGACTCGCCATACGACACCATCAACGGCTAGCAGGTTCAAGCCCGCCCATGTTTCAAACTGGTTCGATTCATAACCATGCTGTGCCATCACTTTAAACACTTCTTTAACGGCATCTGCGCCTAACCTTTGTCTTGCTTGAACCAGTGCGCTTGGTGCCACTAATGGCTTTTTATCAGGCAACATGATATCCATCTGAGTGGCTATATCCCAAACCGACTTCTGACGATATAGTGCCATACCGATAATTGACCAAAGCACGGTTTCAAGTGGTAGGCGCCTTTTTCTAATTGTGGCGACGCCAGCTTGTTTAAAGCCTTGTTTAATCAACTCAGGGGAGAGCAACTCTGCGTATTTCTCAAAGGTGTGGAAGGTATTACAAGAACTAAAGGCTGTAGCAAGTTCACTTTCAAAGCGCATAAAAAAATCCGATAAACTTTATTTATCGGATTCTTACATATTGTAGGGATCGTTCAATTGATCCCCAAACTTTTTTGCCTTAACTGATCGGCATTAGCCTAATGGCGCTTTTTTTATGCTCTTAAAACAGTAAGCG is a window from the Litorilituus sediminis genome containing:
- a CDS encoding IS4 family transposase, producing MRFESELATAFSSCNTFHTFEKYAELLSPELIKQGFKQAGVATIRKRRLPLETVLWSIIGMALYRQKSVWDIATQMDIMLPDKKPLVAPSALVQARQRLGADAVKEVFKVMAQHGYESNQFETWAGLNLLAVDGVVWRVADTAENHKVFETQSNQHRENIYPQIRMVCHMEITSHQLINSVFSGYRTNEMKLAEGLIETTPDNTLTIFDKGYYSLGLLNRWHQAGEQRHWMIPARKDLNYDVIQSLGKNDKRIRLTTTPQARKKFNDLPEHIEARLVSKKIKGKEYRILTSMVDPIRFPSEEMVELYRYRWEIELGYREMKQSLLNSAYTLRSKRPDMIEQELWGLLLCYNLIRQGMTAAARKLNSTWPNQLSFTSCSMAITQFFATLPLSSPGNIPKHYEALLTQMTYFKLPERREERQYPRWVKAKPQRYPRNTKNANQLN
- the acs gene encoding acetate--CoA ligase; the encoded protein is MNELKSCYPVSDKAKAHTHLDAATYDAMYKQSIEQPDVFWAEQAEKFIDWYQPWDSVSQVDLKNSEINWFSGAKLNVSYNCIDRHLETKANDTAIIFEGDDPSDDLKVTYQELHDHVCRFANLLKERGVKKGDRVCIYMPMIPEVGYAMLACARIGAIHSVVFGGFSTESIKARVLDADCQVVITADESVRGGKRIPLKANVDAAIADCPNVHSVVVVTRTGAEIAWNPEKDINYSEAVAELPAVCEPEIMDAEDPLFILYTSGSTGTPKGVVHTCGGYILYAAMTHKYVFDYKEGEVYWCTADAGWITGHSYIFYGPLANGATTLVFEGVPTYPDAGRFWQVCEKHSVNIFYTAPTAIRALMSVGDELVEKADLSSLRLLGTVGEPINPEAWHWYYEVVGKSNCPIVDTWWQTETGGILITSLPGSVDMKPGAAGKPFFGVQPALFDKDGNTLEGENQGLLVMTASWPGQLRTVFGDHNRFYQTYLSQYPGNYFTGDGARRDEDGFYWITGRVDDVLNVSGHRLGTAEIESALVLHPAVAEAAVVGYPHEIKGQGVYCYVTLMGNASESDELNTELKEFVAKELGRFAKPDYIQWAPGLPKTRSGKIMRRILRKIAENEVDSLGDTSTLADPSVVENLIAQRIVHGG
- a CDS encoding DUF1330 domain-containing protein, with the translated sequence MFEMLVALDVADDNNYAKYRQAMKPILNQFGGAFGYDFTIEQVLLSQVDEAINRVFTINFPDRQAMEAFFADEEYLAVKSEFFSNSVNSTTIIASYEK
- a CDS encoding nuclear transport factor 2 family protein, yielding MKLIYSILLTCLVSFASVAEEVNQELKQLAQDYFQVMVASQAPSATNKELEAYLALLTDDVGHQHLPYEVDDRRLPDGKESMRKGMMYYLGAHTEYQAKLLNTFIFNDSAIAIRYQHSAKGIHPDNNQAIAYTSVIMEVLEVEEGKVARIRKYHE
- a CDS encoding GNAT family N-acetyltransferase; this encodes MTIRLASYDDLPKLLKLYKELRPHDPELLDAEAEAHWQMMMSDERTHVVVAEVDGELASSCALTINLSIANGARPFGIIEHVITASNFRRRGFSKQVLEFAIELAWQKNCGKLMLLSGEQLSAAHALYQSVGFQSGIEKGFVIKPSG
- a CDS encoding VOC family protein; the protein is MMEIVGIDHIVLRTNKLSEMIHFYCHILGCTLERKTENAIGLTQLRAGSALIDLVEVDSELGRQGGGAPSITENNMDHFCLQLKATSVDELSRHLLFHNIDVGKFEQRYGAQGYGKSLYIKDPQGNTVELKPQC
- a CDS encoding DUF4124 domain-containing protein; amino-acid sequence: MRALFILVIFLSFSAHSSSVYKCTVNGVTTFSQTPCDDQFETIDVDSSSGKSQSKADEEAVQKECLAYHKPKFELPHTLELISANKVWVNDSSGARQVLILELNALDKYGAYIGVKPYKCFLNHDGSTLSKVQYLIQ